The nucleotide window GCCCCGAGTGCAAGAGCGCGAATTAGAGAGAGatagagataaaataaaaacaataaataaattaaattaacaaaatattcTATAAGTAAGTTCTATATCTATaggcatatacatatgtatgtatgtatgtatgtgtatagaTAACTAAATATTGTTTGAAATGTAAGACTTCATCATCATATCATATTATGTGTAAATTCATGATTCATGAAAACCTAATCTAATATATCCGTCTATCAGtgagatcatcatcatcatattgaTGACTTTTGTGCCTTGAGATTCGACTTTTTCCGATGCCGATCCGAACACCTATTGTTGTATGTTTATAACTTAGATTTTTGttgatcaatcaatcaatcgatCGATCGACTCTTGTATGTGCTCATTGCAATGAAACAGAGGCGATATGAACCTTTGAATACATTTGTTAGCCCTGAAAAGGGCTTTTTGATGTGCGTATAACGCGCACAGGCGTATGACGTGAGTCGAGAAGAGGCGACACGTCgtcgtcgtataatatttatAGCAACGACAATCGACATCTCCTCTACCATCACGACTACTACCGCGACCGATGTAAGGACGACGACGACAATATGGCGCAGTCTTCTTACTTCTTCGAGGCAGCCTTCTTAGCGGCGGGCTTCGCTTTGGGAGCGGCCGCAGCCTTCTTCGGCTTGGGAGCTTTAGGCTTCTTGGTCGGCGGCTTCGCGGTCTTCTTGGCCTTAGGCGCGGCGGCGCTCTTGCCCTTGGCGGGGGTGGAAGGTTTCTTCGCTGCGGGCTTCTTTTTGGCGGCGGCGGCCTTCTTGTCCTTCGTGGCGGCCTTAGGCTTGGCCGGGGATGCGGCGGCCTTCTTAGCCTTAGCGGGCTTTGCTGCGGCGGGCTTCTTAGCGGCGGCTGATGATTTAGCGCTAGATTTCTTGGCCGCGGCGGGCTTCTTGCCGGCGGATGATGTCTTCGACTCCAGTTTGAACGAACCGGACGCGCCCTTGCCTTTGGTCTGTATGAGTGCGCCGGATTCGACTGCGCTCTTCAAATATTTTCTGATGAAAGGTGCCAGTTTCTCGGCGTCGACCTTGTACTGGGCGGCGATGTATTTCTTGATAGCCTGCAGGGACGAACCGCTCCTCTCCTTCAGCTCCTTGATGGCGCTGTTAACCATCTCGGACGTCTTAGGGTGGGTGGGCTTCGCCTTAGGCTTCTTAGCGCCTGCGGAGGC belongs to Cydia splendana chromosome 26, ilCydSple1.2, whole genome shotgun sequence and includes:
- the LOC134803185 gene encoding histone H1C-like: MADTAVAADAPAPATPAKKPKASASAGAKKPKAKPTHPKTSEMVNSAIKELKERSGSSLQAIKKYIAAQYKVDAEKLAPFIRKYLKSAVESGALIQTKGKGASGSFKLESKTSSAGKKPAAAKKSSAKSSAAAKKPAAAKPAKAKKAAASPAKPKAATKDKKAAAAKKKPAAKKPSTPAKGKSAAAPKAKKTAKPPTKKPKAPKPKKAAAAPKAKPAAKKAASKK